A genome region from Trichosurus vulpecula isolate mTriVul1 chromosome 5, mTriVul1.pri, whole genome shotgun sequence includes the following:
- the LOC118851494 gene encoding olfactory receptor 13-like: MMNNHTLVKEFILIGFPVGPDTRMFLLGLLSLLYTFTLIGNGVILRLICLETRLHTPMYFFLSQLALVDISYACDTVPQMLANLMDPVKPISYAGCITQTFLFLTFAVTECLLLVVMSYDRYVAICHPLRYSVIMSWRVCNILSLISWALGFLLASADIILLLPLPFCGPQKINHFFCEILTILKLACADTYVLETLVLVGATSVLVGPLSSIVISYMRIIWAVLHIQSRKGRQKAFSTCSSHLCVVGLFYGTAIIMYVGPKHGNSRGQKKYLLLFHSLFNPMLNPLIYSLRNNEVKDALKRVLGKGRPS, encoded by the coding sequence ATGATGAACAATCACACACTGGTTAAAGAATTCATTCTCATAGGATTTCCTGTTGGCCCTGATACAAGAATGTTTCTCCTTGGGCTCTTATCTCTCCTATACACATTCACCCTAATTGGGAATGGAGTAATCTTAAGACTCATCTGTCTGGAGACCCGACTCCACACCcccatgtatttcttcctctCACAATTGGCCCTTGTGGACATTTCCTATGCCTGTGACACTGTGCCCCAGATGCTAGCAAACCTAATGGACCCAGTCAAGCCCATCTCATATGCAGGGTGCATAACTCAGACTTTTCTCTTTTTGACCTTTGCTGTCACAGAATGTCTTCTCTTGGTAGTGATGTCTTATGATCGCTATGTGGCAATCTGTCACCCCCTCAGATATTCTGTCATCATGAGCTGGAGAGTGTGTAACATTTTATCATTGATCTCCTGGGCCCTTGGATTCCTTCTGGCCTCAGCAGATATAATTTTATTACTGCCTTTGCCTTTCTGTGGTCCCCAGAAAATCAACCACTTTTTCTGTGAAATCTTAACTATTCTCAAACTTGCCTGTGCTGACACCTATGTACTTGAGACCTTGGTCTTGGTTGGGGCTACTTCCGTGTTGGTTGGACCCCTTTCTTCAATTGTGATTTCCTATATGCGAATCATCTGGGCAGTCCTGCACATCCAGTCAAGAAAGGGCAGACAGAAAGCCTTTTCCACCTGCTCTTCCCATCTCTGCGTAGTAGGACTCTTCTATGGCACTGCCATCATTATGTACGTTGGCCCCAAGCATGGAAACTCCAGGGGGCAGAAGAAATATCTCCTCCTATTCCATAGCCTATTTAACCCTATGCTGAACCCCCTTATTTATAGTCTGAGGAACAATGAAGTAAAGGATGCCCTGAAGAGAGTGCTAGGGAAAGGAAGACCATCCTAG